In Rhinolophus sinicus isolate RSC01 linkage group LG01, ASM3656204v1, whole genome shotgun sequence, the genomic stretch ACCGATTTTACTTCCTGTATTATCAGTTGAGATGTCTATTGCTTTCaatgtgcattatttttttatttttttgcttacaAGTTAGTTACTGTCTCCCCAATGATATGAATAGACTTATTTTCaacaaatcattttgttttcataaagctCCAAGGCAAAGAATTCctctgaattttatcaaatatagaTAATGTCCAATGAAGCACTCTCCCTGGTCTTACATAAATATTCTTATCtcctaagtgaaaaaaaaaatgaggtccCCTTAGAGAACTCCACCTTAGAAAACTTATTTATGATTGGGTATACTACAAGTTTCATATTAGTAGCAGAAAGAGTTTTATATTACTAAAAAGTCCAAAATTCAGCTGGTTGGGATAAAGGTGAATAGGCTATTTAATCAATAAGGCCACTAACAACTTTGCAGCATGCAGTCACACTAGACTGCTGGGGATTGAGTTTATACTGAAAGGGTTTATATGGgcctgggagaagaggaaaggaacgGATTATGTGTTTATTGATAAAGTAGGATGAGAAAGTAGAATTAGAATATCCTAGAGAGGTAAGCAGTTGGGTAAATGATTTCCTAAGATGGGGAAAGTGTCTTTTCCTATTTGGAAATAGGAGTGGTTTTACAGGGGAAGAAGACTGATCCTTTAATGGTTATTTGAAGAGAGCATTCTCTCTTCCAAATGCTTTCCCTTGAGTGAGGTAGGCAGAACTAAAAGCAGGTACACGAGGAGCTCCTGCCAGGGGAAGTGTTTGGCTATTTGGATTCTGCTGAGATGGCCACAGGTCTCCAGGTCTCTTGGGGGCTTATAGGAATGTGTCTCTCCTTGCCTGGTGTGCTCTTTAGGAAGGAGCTAGTGATTCCATGGAAGGAATTCACTGCAGGGGACTTCAGATGGtcatctttgcctttttttgctACTCTCAAAGCCCACTCAAACCCTTCCATAAAAGATGAATGTTGATATATAGGTGTATAGTAGTGTGATTTTTTTGAcccaagacattttaaaagaaattttcaattttgaggaatttttaaataaaatgctttatatttctgtaaaagaGAAACTTCCCACTTAGCAACACCAATTCAGGGTATATCAATACTGTGTTACCCTCAGCTATTAGAGCTAGCCAGAATTATTGAAGATCCATGACCTCTGAGTAACCCTGGTATGCCAGACTTTCACTGGACCCAACTGAAGACTTTCCTGACCACTGAACAATGGGGACTTATTCTAATCAATTGTGCAGATACAGATGCACTTACTTTGTCCTATTCAGTGGTAATTTTCAACCCTTAACTGGCATATCTACCATGAAACTCTACACCCTTCTTCATATCACTTCAAAACTCCTGACATCCCATCTCCCCCAACTTCCCCAAAACTCTTTCCCAGCAAATTACCCAGTGAATGTCTTCACTGGTGTGAATTTCTTTGCTTGGCTAACAAatcatctcatttttaaaaagccctggTAGTCTGTTTTATTCTGATACTTCTTATACACTGCATGAGAAACAACTACTAGTACTTTGGTTACTGTTTGATGTGGTTTAACAGACTCCCTGTGCCCCTGAGGGACAGTGGTAGCTGAATCCTATGTTCCTGCTGAGTCGTTTGCATGTCATTCCATGGGGATTGGACTTTAAGGGTACTAAAGGGGACCAAATTCATTCtcatatatttctaaaagaatttaaagcatGCTGCATTTTGTCTGTCCAGTCAgttgtttttttcactctcaTGACTTATGCAAGCCTTTCCCTGGAGATGACCGAGGGGACGACACATTTTGTGATGGACTATCCCAAGGCAACCATAAACCCAAAAGGGTTTTCATTGGGGGCATAGAGTGTGCCAACAAAAAGCTACTCCCTAAGACGTGTGCATGTTGCCTCATCTAGTCAATATTCCAAGTGAAACCTAGCTTTTATCATTCTAACTTGATATTAGATATACCCTGGGCATGACAATGGGATAGTTTTATATAGCCTTGTAGAAATGCTTTTCACATTTCCATCAATCATAGTTGTAGAATCAAGTTGGGTCCAGGCTAGCAATCAGATTTGCATTAAGTATTTGAGTCATCACTACCAGTTTTTTCATTAAGTGACCTGAATATGGTCCTAATAATGCTATTAACCAACCATGTAACTGTAAGAAATTCACTTATTTTGCCCACAGTCTTTGGAGGGAACATATTCCTGTCAACACTGATTTCAGTTTAGTGAAACTGATTTCACACTTCTGACCTCCAGGtatttaagataataaatctgtgttattttaagccaccaagattgtggtaatttgttgcagcacCCACATGAAACTAATGCATCCACTTAGCCATATTTATCTGCTTTTCAAAAGCCTAGGCTTAACATTATCTTTAAACAACAGTTAACTCTTACTAAGTGACCAGCATGTATATGGAACTAAATACCATCTTTAAGCACAGgtgttacatatatgtatatatatatatatatatatatatatatatatatacatacatatatacgtatttATATATAGTCATATCTTTTATTACTATGTGCTAAACAACTGAAGTAAACCGTTTTATCTTGGTAATGTTAACTTCAGAGCAAACTACCTGGACTCACATCTCAAACAAATGGAAAGGCAAGATTCACGGTGCTGTGCTGAGCCTTTTGTCCTAGTACTAGGAAATTAACACCGTCTGCCTCGcgattatatttaataaatagcaAAGTGCGTACAGATTTACGACAGTTGTCAAGACAAGCAGGTCCTATGCGCGTGGTTCCCAGCAGTAAGAACAAACAGGCGTTGGCAGGAACCGTTTATAAATCCTTCAGTACCGTCATTCCGAAAGTGGAGTTCACTGGCAACCTTCAGAAAAACGTCCTGCTGCTCCTCACGACGCACTGGAAATTCAGCGGGCGCTGGATTCACTTGCTGTCAATGTGCAACAACTGCTCTTTGCCGTTTATTACCAAGGACTTCAACTCTCCGTCTTCTTCCACTTCCACCCTTTCTTGGCCATTCTCAATAATTCTCTTGGTGGTGATTTTTTTGCCATTAATGATTTCGGTGGACGTCGACATGGATTTGAAGTTACCCGCCCCAGCCCGACCACAAGCCATGGAGAAAGAAGAAACGCCCCCATGGCCCTGGGAACCAAAGGAATTAAATCCTGtatcaaaagaaggaaaaccacCCCCGAATGCTGGAAATTCACTgaaggtggagaaaaggggagcGGACCCTCTGCTTCTGCTTCCCCGGGAGCTCCTCCGACCCCCGAAAATGTTCTCAAGCGGGTCTCCAAAGAAGTCAAGCGAAAACGGGTCCCGGCCACCGAAAAACTCCCTGAAGACGTCGGCTGGGTCGCGGAAGTTGAAGACATATTCGAAGGGGTCTTCGAAAGGCCCCGCACCGCCTCCGCCACTGCCCTTCACGCCCGCCTCGCCGTAGCGGTCATACACGTCCCTTTTCTTGGCGTCGGACAACACCTCGTACGCCTGGGCCACCTGCTTGAATCTCCTCTCCGCCGCCTCCTTGTTCTCGGGGTTTTTGTCCGGGTGCCACCTGAGCGCCAGCTGGCGGTACGCCTTCTTGATGGCCTCAGACGAGGCCTGGCGGGGCACGCCCAGCACCTCGTAGTAGTCCACCATGTTGGACGGCCGCCACGGCCCACGGCCCACGGGCACCGGGGCAGCGCGGCTGGCAGTCCCGGGGCGCCGGCCCGAGTGCCCGCGAGGCCCGCCGCTCGCAGCGGCGCCCCTTGTGACGTAGCGCCCACCTCATTGGTCGAGGCCGCATCCCAGAATGCAGTGCGTGGAGGAGCTCTGTGAGGCCCCTCCCACCCAAGGCACCGCCCACCCGCTGGCtcctcccaccccgccccctgTCCTGGGGTAAGCTCCAAATAGGCCACACAAGAGAGGAATTTAACCCGTGGAGAATGGTTTTCTTAAAGCTGGCTTTCCATTAGGCTTCCCCTTGGCGTTAGCTATAGGTAGGGTGGTAAGAGTAAATTTAGTCTGACCCTGGGTTGAAGGACAATCATACCATTTGTCTAGGAAGTCAGTTCCCCAACTCTTTGGCCTCAGGACCTGTTGACTTTTGTTTATGTAGGTTATGCACATGGATACTTACTCcgttagaaatgaaaacattaggaAAATTCGTTAGCCAACTTAATAACAATAAACCCATTACACACTATATAAATCATATCTTTctggaaagataattttcaaaacataaacatttggtgaaggttttgtttccttttttgttttttgttctttgcttttgcACATCTCTGGCTTAGTAGAAAAGAGCTAACTCTTATGTCTGCTTCTGCATTCTACCTATTGCTATATCACATGTCCTGCAGCCACTGGGAAACTCCACTGTACACTTATGAGcaaatgagagtgaaaaagttGGATATCATTATTACAGAAGTACTTATGATTTTGCAAAATTCCCCTGAAAAAGTCTTGGGGATCCCCAGAGAGACTTGGCGCCTAGCAATATCAAAATGATTAAAACTTGCTGGCCCTGTTTACAGTACTGTGGCTAAACTTGGGATGCAGTGATTGTTTTCACTAAAACTGCTATAACGTGACCACGACTTTCTTTTAGGCATTTCTCATCATCTGacttcttgccactttctcattctctctctgacACTATATTTTTTGCTTTGATAAATGCTGAGGCAACACCAATAAAGGTCACTTAGCTCTAAGAGGAAAATGATTAACCAATGAATGCTAACATATCATCATAAAGGGTAATAGATACAAAAGAGTGCGTGTGCTGTATCACCAGAATAAACTGTCAAGTTTATATCACCTTGAGAGACTGAATGGAAAGCCCTGGACTTGGCACTTGGTAAACAGTAGTAAGAAGCTGATTAGGAGTACAGTTCACTGTGAACAAAGCAATGTGGGAAAGTATAAAGCATGTTTGGGGAAGAGTAAGTGACCCAGAATggctggagggaaggaggcagagggagaggtcAAGCAGAAAGGCTAGAGAAGAGGGATCGGGTTGAACAGGTGGGCTGGGTCCATTCCAGGGAGTTCTGAGGGCAAGGCTAAAGAGTCTGAATTTTAGTCTGAACCCTCGGAAGCTGCTGACCAAGGTTTCAGGGTAGGGCCGTGCAGGGGACAGCTGATGCTGGGAATTAGAAGGGATTGATAGGGGCTGGGGCCTTTGGGGGCTGAGGCCCTGAATGAGGACCATGGCAGCTGGGTCTGAAGAGTGTAGAATCATCTGGCTTCAGTACTTCCTTACTTGGATATGAGGTCTATACAAaaacacttactgagtgcttacGGTCTGCAAAACCGTGGGATGGCACCTGAACGAGAGAGTGATTCCAAAGCTGAAGACTGTAAGGAATATCTAGtcggatgtgtgtgtgtgtgtgtgtgtgtgtgtgtgtgtgtgtgtgcgcgcgcgcgcagagagagagaaacagagagagacagaaagagaaacacagagagagagacagagagagactgagacaAGTAGTAGAGACAGATATGCAAACTGCTAAAGAATACaagacagaataaaacaaaatgctacAGAGATTCAGGGAAATGGCTTTATTTCCCCTGGAGGGGCCCATAGATTCTCCAGAGGACAATGGATTTGTTAATGTAGTTCCTTTACCTTAGTAACAAGCAGCTCCAATCTGATACTGTCAAAGGAGCCAGGAGTGTGTGGAATGGTGGGTTTCTTAACTACTGGCTTCAGcttaaaaagaaatcatcttCCAATGGGTTCCAGGAACTCTCTTGCAGGCACCCCCCACTGCATTAGCCCCCCCCAAGCAAGACCACATCTCACCCTGCCTGCAATTGCCTGGTTGGCTGTCCACTGGAGCATGCCTCACAGGCAGGGACATTTCTAACTTTGGTTTTCTAGCATAGTGCCAGTAGGGTCAACATTTCTCatgaatatttggaaaatggGAGGATTAGCAATGGGTTTTGCCTGTCAGTCCACTCAGGTTCTAGTGCCGAAGCTTTATTGGATTGCTTGGTAGTGGTTCTTGCTCGTAATTCTTGAGAGTGAATTGTGGATTGCCTGCTATTCATATTAGTAAACAACATACCCTAGTCACGGGCAGAGTTGGACCCCAAACTATCCATGTAAACAGAGGCCTCAAAAAGTTCTGAGGTGCTGCGTGATGCAGAAACGTCATAAAATCATTTACAAGTGGTGACTGTGTGTTCACAGCCCTTTGGATCCGTGTAATCTGCAGATGAACTCTCATGACATTGACATTGCAGAATTATTGCCCTTAATGTTGAAATTGGACTATGGATTTCAGAATTGCAGACAAGGGCACATCAATGAGCCAAGGCATTGCTCTCTTTTTTCTGCTCACCCAGAATCTTGGTCCTGGAGAatgcttggggggtggggtgagcgtGCATGTGGGCACATACATGTGTGCTCTCATATATAAGCATATACAATACAAGACGGGAGGTCAGTGGAGGAAGGATGGTGGTACGAGGAAAAGGGACTCTAAGTACCAGAACAAGAGGGGCCCTGTGAATATGCCCCATAAGACACTGAAGTTTTAAAGTTAGCTGTTTCTCCATGACCCTCCTAACAGATCCCCAAATATGGCGGCCAGTGTTGTCCATGGTCAGAATATTGAGATCTGTGCTTTCCTCCTGGGATTATATAAAACAGCAATGGATCCCAAAAGGAAAGAGTGAGATGCTCAGTTCTGTCTGCCCTCCGATTTGCCCTTTCCGCAGGAGGGGCATTTCTGTTGGGCAACTGCCATATTTGTTCCCTGATCTTTTGGGGTACCAGCTGGGGCTGGGTATCGCTGTGTGAGCACATTTGGTCCCAAACTCCTGCCTTCTGccatctctccatttatttcgATTGGGGAATCACTGTGGGGATCACAGCTTTAGTTCTGACTCCTAGTTGGTTGTAGATTTCAGTCTCAGCCTGACATATTATTGCCTGGGCACTGCGAGAGGCCGGTATGAGGGCAGTTGTGGTTAAGAGCAAGGTCTCTAGTCTCTGCTGCCCACAGCCTGggcctcagctctgccacttggtaAATGCAGGAGTCTGGCAAATCACTTTGTCTCTGAGCTCAGTGCCtttgtttgtaaaatgggaataatagtatcTGTCTTTACAGAACAATTCCAGGGGATTATAAGTAATGCTATAAAGTGCTTATCACCATATTTGGcacatagtacatgctcaataaatacatatttttcatactgtttttgTTCACTTCTCCCCTTTGCGTCAACCAGGGCATCAGAATTCCCCTAAGTGTCTTCCTTCCCTTGGACGTTGGGCCTGTGTGATGAGTATAATTTAACTTCTGTTTGGTTATCTATTTTGGTCTCTTATATACAGAGTTCCTCTCACTGCCTCGGAATGAATACAGATCTGTCCTTGGAAAGGCCTTTTGTGCCCATGTACTCAACTGGGTTCGCCTTGCCCTCCATTCTCTACTCCAGCAGCATTCATTTCCTTCTTAGTCTGTTTCACAATCTCTAAATTGTCTATTTATGTGTTTAAATTGTCAGTCTGTCTCTCTTGATGGAGCGTGAGTGTTGGGCAGGTGGGAGGCTCATCTGTAGTGGTCTCTGCTGGAGCCTCCAGGCCCAGCGCCATGCCagagtcagtaaatatttgtcggATGTATGAATCAAAGATGATGGAACCACAGAGAAGGACGTTCGTACAGGTTTCCATGATCTAAAGGTGGGCTTGCAATatcatgttcttttctttctaaaaggcGTATTcacctttctcttcatttctggaAAGGCACTCTAATTTGTTACCATATAGCCTTTTCCTTCTCAGGTAACGTCCTCTTGGCCCATGGAAACACTAATTTAATGGAGTCAAAAGTGCTAGAGAGGCTTTGCCTCCTCCGTTTGTGCAAGCATGTGATTTGAGTGGTTGCTAAAGAATTCCAGCCAGTTAAAACTGTTATTGCCTTTTAAGTCATCTAGTAAAGCTCTACGctctttatttctaaaagtaaacTTACTGCTACCTTCGAGTGACAGGTATAGTCACATGACACCATCAAACATTAACTTGGTGTATAGATTGCTTGTTGCAACATGTAAGTGGGAGAGGACAAACGTCTGACAGATGAAAGTCTTGGTAGTGAAGGCAGGGCACCATGGCCGCAGGGTCCCAGGGACCACATCCACTTGTCCTGGGTCTGCTGCTGTGTGCCCTTGGCCCTTCTGTGTCCCAGGGCGGGAAGCTGTTATTGGTCCCCATGGACGGCAGCCACTGGCTAAGCATGCATGGGATCATCCAGCAGCTGCAGCAGAGGGGACATGACATAGTGGTCTTGGCGTCTGCTGCCTCCGTGCATATTACAGAAGGAGAATTTTACACCTTGAAGAGGTACCCCGTGCCATTCCGAAGGGAGGACGCGGAAGCGTCTTTTATCGGTATTGGCCATGATGCATTTGAGAGGCAGCCTTTCTTGCAGCGCGTGATCAAAACATACAAGAAAGTCAAAGAGGACTCCGCTATGCTCCTGTCTGCCTGCTCCCATTTGCTGCACAACACAGAGCTGATGACGTCCCTGGCAGAAAGCAACTTTGATGTTGTGTTCACAGACCCCTTCCTTCCTTGTGGCTCTATTGTGGCCCAGTACCTGGCACTGCCTGTTGTGTTCTTCTTGAATGCACTGCCCTGCAGCCTGGATTTCCAGGGTACCCAGTGCCCCAACCCACCGTCCTATGTGCCCAGGAGTCTGTCATTTAACTCGGATCGCATGACCTTCCTGCAGCGGGTGAAGAATATGCTGATCGCCTTGGCAGAGAACTTTCTGTGCAGTGTGGTTTATACCCCGTATGCATCACTCGCTTCGGAAGTCCTTCAGAAAGAGGTGACTGTTCAGGACCTTATGAGCGCTGCATCTGTCTGGCTTTTCAAAGGTGACTTTGTGAAGGATCATTCCAGGCCCGTCATGCCCAATATGGTTTTTATTGGTGGGATCAACTGCGCTAGCAAAAAATCATTATCCCAGGTGTGTAATTGGAGTGGGAGCTTTACAAGCTTCTATTCTAGCAAGTACTTTGGAGAGATGCATCTGCCACAGATATATGCTGAATGAGCACACAGGTGCAAGTGCCCTCTTTTGTGCATTTCTATCTTGCAAGTCTCCTAGGTCAAGCTGTCATTTATGTCCGTCATTGGGATCATTTTTTCGGTTGTTTCTTTGGATCTGAGACTTTAGGAAAGTAAATATTGGGCATTTGAGTCTGTGGTTCCAGGGAACAGTCATCAGTTAGTGGTAACTAGGGTTAAATGCCATCCACACCCCCAGAGCACCGGGTTCAGGGTTCCTCGCAGAGAACAAACGTGTGCAGGACGCACCCTGCCTTTGATTGAGTCAGGGACAGAAGAGTCAAGATTGCTGGGACAGTTTTTGACATTTATAGATCCCAGCTAGGAAAGCTGACTTTATGATCCTGGTTAAAGTTCCCATTTCTAAACATTCCAGCTTCCTAACAGCCAAACAGAAGATCAGTGAGAACAGAGACTTGAAGATGGTGAGGGAAAGAAAGACTGGTGACCAGGGAAGCTTCCTGTATTTGTAGGTGACTCTGAATGCATAATGATAAAGTCCCTTCTCTACTAAGCAGTCTTCAGCCTTTGGTGGAAAGGGAAAATGCATTCTCCGAGCCAGAGGGCAGCTGACTTATACAGAGAGAAGTCTCCATTCCTGGTCCCTGATTAGTCCATCCTCATggaaatgaggactccaaatccttgCAATTTGATTGCTCTGAAAAGCActtcctgattggtcagaatggagcctCTCTTATTGGTCGGGGAAGATGCTGATGGGAATATAGCAGCGCAGCTCTGATTGGATGgggaaagtctcagtcctatAAGTTGAAATAGGATTCCAGGAGCTCCTTTATAAGGTCTGGCTcgatggcaggaacacagtgccAGCAGGCAGTTCAGTGTGGGATGCAGGCAGCTTAGGGCAGGTTTCCTCTTGAAGCACAGTTGGCATGAGAGGCCCCTGTTTAGAAATAGCTGCGAGGCTGTAAACTTGACCTCAGTTAGCCACCGGGAACAGTGGTAAGTATCTTCTTTCCTGGGATCAACGTACTCTACACTTCCATTTGTCTAGTAGAGATTATCTTATTCCTGACACTATTGGTAAAAGTCCTGAACttcaagaataaaaacaaaatctttattcAATAAAGAGAGTCCACAGAGAGAGCACAGACTGGCGTTGGACATACCTTTGGGATGCCTGAAAGACGAAAGATGGTAGAACAACATGTAGAGCAAAGGAATGGAACTCAAGAATTCCCTGGGATCATTCCTCTCTCAGGGTGAGACACCGTCTTCGTGGACATGTAGAGATTCAGAGATGATATCCGTACATACATGTTGGGTCTGGGGAAAATCGCCAAACAGAAGATCAATGAGAACAGAGACTTGAAGATGGCGAGGGAAAGAAAGACTGGTGATCAAGGAAGCTCCCCGTATTTGTAGGTGACTCTGAatgcataatgataaagggacatGTTTCCAAGAGGCTAAGTGCTTAATAAGGATTCGTGCAAAACCAAAGACATTTGGGAAAGGAAAATCTAATAAACACCTGGAGCTAACAATACTGAACTCTCAGCATAAGTTAGGGACAATTTCATAGGCCTCATTAGAGTGGGCAAATGCTTCCACTTTAGTGGTCTCATCTTTTTGGAAGGTGATAAGAAGTGGGGGAATT encodes the following:
- the LOC109451504 gene encoding dnaJ homolog subfamily B member 3 — translated: MVDYYEVLGVPRQASSEAIKKAYRQLALRWHPDKNPENKEAAERRFKQVAQAYEVLSDAKKRDVYDRYGEAGVKGSGGGGAGPFEDPFEYVFNFRDPADVFREFFGGRDPFSLDFFGDPLENIFGGRRSSRGSRSRGSAPLFSTFSEFPAFGGGFPSFDTGFNSFGSQGHGGVSSFSMACGRAGAGNFKSMSTSTEIINGKKITTKRIIENGQERVEVEEDGELKSLVINGKEQLLHIDSK
- the LOC109451503 gene encoding UDP-glucuronosyltransferase 1A1 isoform X2, whose amino-acid sequence is MAAGSQGPHPLVLGLLLCALGPSVSQGGKLLLVPMDGSHWLSMHGIIQQLQQRGHDIVVLASAASVHITEGEFYTLKRYPVPFRREDAEASFIGIGHDAFERQPFLQRVIKTYKKVKEDSAMLLSACSHLLHNTELMTSLAESNFDVVFTDPFLPCGSIVAQYLALPVVFFLNALPCSLDFQGTQCPNPPSYVPRSLSFNSDRMTFLQRVKNMLIALAENFLCSVVYTPYASLASEVLQKEVTVQDLMSAASVWLFKGDFVKDHSRPVMPNMVFIGGINCASKKSLSQEFEAYVNASGEHGIVVFSLGSMVSEIPEKKAMEIADALGKIPQTVLWRYTGTPPSNLAKNTILVKWLPQNDLLGHPKTRAFITHSGSHGIYEGICNGVPMVMLPLFGDQMDNAKRMESRGAGVTLNVLEMTSEDLANALKTVINDKSYKENIMRLSSLHKDRPIEPLDLAVFWVEFVMRHKGAPHLRPAAHDLTWYQYHSLDVVGFLLAIVLGVAFIVYKCCAFGYRKCCGKKGRVKKAQKSKAH